One Microplitis mediator isolate UGA2020A chromosome 3, iyMicMedi2.1, whole genome shotgun sequence DNA segment encodes these proteins:
- the LOC130665361 gene encoding replication factor C subunit 3: MSLWVDKYRPTSLNKLDYHTEQAEHLKNMVQKSDFPHLLVHGPPGAGKKTRIMAIIRELYGPGVERLRMEPMQFETPSKKKIELMTISSNYHIEVNPSDVGIYDRIVIMDLVKTTAQTHQIDINGQRDFKVVLLTNVDQLTKDAQHALRRTMEKYITTCRLILCANSTSRVLPAIRSRCLGIRVPAPTIDEIKSVLHIISKKESIILPDELASRLALSSGRNLRRAILMLEACKVEQYPFTPDQQITEPDWQSFIRKTAAMMVTEQTPRKLLDIRGRLYELLTHAIPCDLIFKGLLQECIKNCDLQLKAEIVLVAAEFEHRMHRGSKAIFHLEAFVAKFMTIYKKFMDVAMDDFE, translated from the exons GTACAAAAAAGTGATTTTCCCCATTTATTGGTTCATGGTCCTCCAGGTGCCGGTAAAAAAACACGAATAATGGCAATAATCCGTGAACTATATGGACCTGGAGTCGAACGACTTAGAATGGAACCCATGCAATTTGaa ACaccatcgaaaaaaaaaattgaattaatgacTATCAGTAGCAATTATCATATCGAGGTTAATCCTAGTGATGTTGGAATCTATGATAGAATAGTTATAATGGATTTAGTAAAAACAACAGCTCAAACTCATCAAATTGATATCAATGGCCAACGAGATTTTAAag TCGTTCTTTTAACAAACGTCGACCAGTTAACTAAAGATGCTCAACACGCTCTTCGACGAacaatggaaaaatatataacaactTGTAGATTAATTCTTTGTGCTAATTCTACATCACGAGTTTTACCGGCAATAAGATCACGTTGTCTTGGAATACGAGTGCCAGCACCAACaattgatgaaataaaatcagtgctgcatattatttcaaaaaaagaaagtattaTTTTACCAGATGAATTAGCTTCTAGATTAGCACTGTCAAGTGGAAGAAATCTTCGAAGAGCTATTTTAATGCTTGAAGCATGTAAAGTTGAACA aTATCCATTCACTCCGGACCAACAGATAACTGAACCAGATTGGCAGagttttattagaaaaactgCAGCAATGATGGTCACAGAACAAACTCCAAGAAAATTGTTAGATATCCGTGGTAGACTTTATGAACTACTTACTCATGCTATTCCTTgtgatttaatattcaaaGGTCTCTTACAagaatgtattaaaaattgtgACTTACAATTAAAAGCTGAAATCGTTTTAGTAGCCGCTGAATTTGAACACAGGATGCATCGAGGATCAAAAGCTATTTTTCATCTTGAAGCATTTGTTGCTAAATTtatgacaatttataaaaagtttatggATGTGGCCATGGatgattttgaataa
- the LOC130665362 gene encoding succinate dehydrogenase cytochrome b560 subunit, mitochondrial-like has product MALNYTRLLCKKNLDVCQFRGLFKTTSLNISSTISKSAAVTSCETHSERNHRLKRPLSPHLSIYKPQLTSMLSITHRGTGIALAYYATAAGLTELFHPGGMSCLIESINSIGLPMPLLFLGKLMLAWPATYHYFNGIRHLSWDLGLFLTIKHVYSTGYTVLGTSVITAFILAAMF; this is encoded by the exons atggcgtTAAACTATACTAG attattatgtaaaaaaaatttagacgtTTGTCAATTCCGAGGACTGTTTAAAACTAC TTCTTTGAATATTTCCTCAACTATTTCCAAATCAGCAGCAGTGACTTCATGTGAAACTCATTCAGAAAGAAACCATCGTTTGAAACGACCACTGTCACCTCATTTAAGTATTTACAAACCCCAGTTGACTTCTATGCTGTCAATTACTCATCGAGGCACTGGGATAGCTCTAGCTTATTATGCAACAGCAGCTGGATTAA cggaacTTTTTCATCCTGGTGGAATGAGTTGCCTTATTGAGTCAATAAATTCTATAGGTTTACCAATGCCATTACTTTTTCTTGGAAAATTAATGCTCGCATGGCCAGCCACGTACCATTACTTTAATGGGATCCGACATTTA TCCTGGGATTTAGGATTATTTTTGACAATCAAACACGTCTATAGCACTGGATATACAGTTCTTGGTACTTCTGTCATTACAGCATTCATATTAGCTGcgatgttttaa
- the LOC130665382 gene encoding CCR4-NOT transcription complex subunit 6-like-B, producing the protein MLNRVMTRDNIGLFAVLKTTAAAWQAGLPENSSDVEQLILVANTHLHWNPEFCDVKVLQAMMLAREIERMLETVSSVSEQADNKTFASSDIKLLLCGDFNSKTDSGVYEFLTQGQLTIDHPEFRNLDYKKAVNTIFGNPESAEVAQHSLHLSSACPEEYMPYTNYTYDFRAMIDFVFYGTSNLRPIGFYGPIPDQWFQDNIIVGCPNRHIPSDHFPLVVHFKMVT; encoded by the exons ATGCTCAATCGGGTGATGACTCGTGATAACATTGGGCTGTTCGCCGTGCTGAAAACCACAGCCGCAGCATGGCAAGCCG GTCTTCCAGAAAACTCATCAGATGTGGAGCAGCTAATATTAGTGGCAAATACACATTTGCACTGGAATCCGGAGTTTTGCGACGTCAAAGTTTTGCAGGCAATGATGCTCGCCAGAGAAATAGAAAGAATGTTGGAAACAGTGAGTTCCGTATCCGAACAGGCAGATAATAAGACATTCGCTTCTTCTGACATCAAACTATTGCTCTGTGGAGATTTCAACTCCAAAACAGATTCTG GTGTGTATGAGTTTTTAACACAAGGTCAGCTCACTATAGATCATCCGGAGTTTCGAAATTTGGATTACAAAAAAGCCGTAAATACAATTTTTGGAAATCCGGAATCTGCCGAAGTAGCCCAACATTCGCTGCATCTTTCATCGGCCTGTCCTGAAGAATATATGCCGTATACAAATTATAC GTATGACTTCAGGGCGATGAtcgattttgttttttatggaACATCAAATCTGAGACCAATAGGATTCTATGGTCCTATACCTGATCAGTGGTTCCAAGATAACATAATAGTGGGCTGCCCTAATCGGCACATCCCATCGG aTCACTTTCCACTGGTGGTACATTTCAAGATGGTAACTTGA